AGTGATTGTGGCAACCGGCCCCTTGACAGGTCTGCTAATCCCAGGAGCAGCTAAAACCAGTTTCAACACCATAAGCCCACAAACAGGTCTTTATGGAGACAGTAACATGGGTGGAATGTTTGGGACGGAACTCAAGCAGGCAGGATTCGATGCCCTAATCCTTGAAAAAGCCGCGAGTAACCCATGCTATATTTGGATTGAGAATGGCATGATAGAGGTCAGGGATGCGCGGCATCTATGGGGAATGGGAAGTCTTGATGCGGAAATCGCGCTGAAAAAAGAGCTTGGTGACGAGCTTATCCGAGTTGCTTCAATTGGCCCAGCTGGGGAGAAATTAGTTAAGTTTGCTTGCGTGACCGGGGATTATGGAAGGCAGGCTGGAAGAACGGGAATTGGCGCAGTGTTAGGGTCGAAGAAGGTTAAAGCCATCGCGGTTCGGGGAGATCAGGATATTCCTGTCGCTGACATCGACGCCCTCGAAACGGTTTTTGAAGAAGCTGAAAATTATTTGACGAAGCACAGGGATTTACGGATTTGGCAACGGCAAGGCACGATGACGACAGTTGATTGGTCACAAATAAACGCGGCATTACCTACAAGGAATTTTCAGGCAGCCACCTATGAAAATTACCAACTAATTAACGGCGACTCCATGGAGACCAGAACTAAGATCGCCAACCGAGCTTGCTTTATGTGCCCGATGGCGTGTGGGCAATATAATCTCGTAAAACAGGGAAGCCACCAAGGAATCTCGGTTGAAGGCCCAGAGTATGAAACAGCCTCCCTACTTGGCAGTAATTGTGCTCTCCCGACCATCGAAGACGTTGTCTATGCAAACCATCTCTGTGACAACTTTGGAATCGACACGATCTCCGCGGGCAATGTAGCCGCATTTGCAATGGAATGTTTTGAGAAGGGCATCCTAACCAAAGAACAAGTTGGAGGACT
The Candidatus Bathyarchaeota archaeon DNA segment above includes these coding regions:
- a CDS encoding aldehyde ferredoxin oxidoreductase family protein — translated: MPRIKGGYLRKIARVDLNRGKFKVESVKHEFAIKYIGGRGWGARILWDEVSVTVDPLSADNKVIVATGPLTGLLIPGAAKTSFNTISPQTGLYGDSNMGGMFGTELKQAGFDALILEKAASNPCYIWIENGMIEVRDARHLWGMGSLDAEIALKKELGDELIRVASIGPAGEKLVKFACVTGDYGRQAGRTGIGAVLGSKKVKAIAVRGDQDIPVADIDALETVFEEAENYLTKHRDLRIWQRQGTMTTVDWSQINAALPTRNFQAATYENYQLINGDSMETRTKIANRACFMCPMACGQYNLVKQGSHQGISVEGPEYETASLLGSNCALPTIEDVVYANHLCDNFGIDTISAGNVAAFAMECFEKGILTKEQVGGLELRFGNSEALFQLLEMIAYRKGIGDLLAEGVKKASQTIGKGSEKFAMQVKGLEISGYDHRAAQAQALAYATCDVGAHHNRAWAITYDIKVGREAYSKDKAEWVIYLQHIRPLFDCLGTCRLQWVELALDPEYYARFYSAATGVPVTLAGLLKASERIYNLTRAISLRRGLTAKDDWLPDRDFEDPVSDGSISAAKLDRNKFRDLLRLYYELRGWDENGIPTREKLGELELGDVSKELEPLRAQK